AAATTAGGGAGTTGAGCGTCTTCACAACCACGGCCAATCGCCGCCGCATCCTATCGCCGAATTTCAATTTCTGTGCACCAGCAAGATGAGCGCAAATGATCCTCAATCCATGGTAATCCAAGCACAAAATCTCCAGACTTTCCCCCAATTCCCTCGCCCCTTTTCTAAGCTTGATATCTGAATTTATCTCTCGATGAGCAGGAAAAGGTGTACGATCATAGATTCCAGCGAACCGATCAATGGATGCCGGTTTACTCATGGCTGGAATCACTCGACACAGATGAGTTGATTAAGTCCAAAGACGTCGTCGATTGGCTCACGGCCAACCCTGAAATCAGAGACGACTTGTACGCTAGGCATTCGCGCTACCATTTGATGCACTACATTAAAAAGTGTCATGTCAAAATCCTCAAGCGCAAGGAAAAACAggttttttttccttcatttgTTCTTAAAATTTACAGTTTGCTGGAAGTATAAATGTATAATGCTGTAAATGATGCGATATGAGTTTCATGGCTGATCAAATAGAGGGGATTGGGGAGATGATATTGCCTAGGATATTTATAATTTGGTTAAGTAAGTAGCTAAATTAGAAGAGAACTTAAGGCAAATAAAATTAATCAGAAGATAGTCATTCCTTTGTGGAGTATTATAGTTCCATTGTGGATTAATAAGTTTTATCATCTTTTAGAGGTTTTATTGTATTGTCCATGATTTGCATGGAAGTTCCTATGTTTCTATATTGAGTTAGTTATTACTTGTGAGAGACTTGTTATTTTGGTTTATCACCTGCGCTTCGATATTGCTCTAGGATATATaggtaaaagaaataaaggctCTGAACTGAAGTTCGGTTAATGGAGAAATTTTATGGCATGGCTTAGCTGAATATTATTGAATCTACCAAAACAGTTTGTTTCAAATTTGATGAAAATGTAAAGTTAGGCCTTACTTAATGAACTTTGGTTCTTCTtggctgattttttttaaagactATGCTTTGGGCTGTATACTGTATAGTATGTCGCAGTAACGATTTTTGTTAGTGCAGACTAACTTCATAGGGTACCAGTTCCAGCTAAATGTTTGGAAAAGTTCATAACAAAGTGATTCCGCAATGTTAGTGGAGTACTGTTGCAATGTACAGTTCTTATAGAAGAAGTATCTTGTATTTTCACATCAGTTGCTGGTTACGTTACTTCAGATGATTATTGGCCAACTCTTTACATCTCTGCTATCTTAATCCTAATTTAtgttttcatttgattttgtcATGAGATTTACTCATACAATCGTATGAATCTATAAGCAACAATACATCTGGAAGTACAAAGATAAACCCTTAATTCACCTTTTCTTTTAATATGCAGGGACTTATTATTGCTAAACTACCTCCCTCAAACGTTGATCAGAATTCTGAATTCAAAGCACCTTCTTCACCACATTTTACTGGTAATTTTACTTGCTTTAAGTCCAAAAAACAAAACAGGTCCTGGATTTATGAATTGATTTGTGTAGGTTGCGTTCATTTAGGTAGTTCTCTCATTATCGCTATAGTATCATATTAGTAGAATTTACTTAGTTAAAGCATGACAAAACCATATGAGTACTCTTATGTAATAGTATTAGAACTTTTTGAAACTCCTGGTGCACTACTTCCCATCCATTTCAATTACCGGTGAAATAGTCAGGACCTACATCTTCTGCTGCTTAATGCATTTTTTCTGAGTTGATATGTGATAGTAATACATAACCACCAATTTTGTTGAATTGTTTACTCTTCATCTACTTGGCTTTGTACTATATATGTAGACTTGAATGTCTTAATGCGTTATCTATCATCTTTGTTTTTTGTTGTTCAGGTTCCAACTCCAATTATTGTTATGTTTATCAATAAATCTTCAAACGGGCAAGGGTACAGTTTGTTGTTGTAACTGTTTTGTTTgttaattaaaagaaagaaatatttCAACCAGTAACTTACAACTCAGttgcattttatcatttataaaaTGTGCGCTCAATCATTTTACATATTCATAGTTGAAATAACATAAAGTTTAACAGGCAATAACTTAAGCAATATTCCTAAAGACAGCGAGCTATATAAAGCAAAACGCAGTGAGGCTCTCCGCAAGTATGAGATGTAAGTAAATCACTGAGGTGTTTACTTGGATATGGAGCATAATATCATTTCTGTTACTAACGATGTACATGTCTATCTGATTCAGTTTAGTTGAGCTGGAGAAACAACTGATACCACTCTTTGGTAAACAAGAAAAGCAGTAAGCATCTCACAACCTCGGCTTTCTGATTCTTATCTTGCTAATGACGAACGCCCATCTGTTTACCTGCAAAACCAATGCTGTTTCTGTTAATTTATAGTTTAGATTTTCAACAATTTTGATGCAGTTAGTGTATGATTACAAATTCACTGTGTGTACAGGCTTGTAACTCTAAGTAGAGGCTGCTACAAGATTAAGTATGCTAAACTATTTTCTGAATATACAAAATCCCATAAAATCTGTGTATGTTAATGCCTTGACTTATATCTTCCTTCTTTTTTGGTGATGTTTATTCATTTATAACTTGTAAGGGTGTGGTCTCCACCACCATTCATAAACGTATTAATTGCTTATTATTGCATATTTATTGCTGAAGATTTGAGTGGATTCTATCACTGGGAGGCCCTCTCATCTCCATTTGTCCTACATTCAATCCGCCTGCAACTTAATCAATTAATTGTTTGAAGAAagtaaaaagcaaaaaaaagagaaattaaattGTGAAGACAGAAAAAGCTCGTTGTAACTAAATCTTTTATTCCTGCATAAATGTAACTTTTCCCTTGTTTTCAACGTTTAACcgaaaagagaaataaaatactaccaGCTTTGATCAAAAGCTTTATATTTAATTAGGTATACATAATTTGCTCAAAGACTCAAATCACCAGGGACATCAATTTGTACAAATTCATATTGTTTCGACTTTAATTCAactttggttcatgagattaaatctaacaacttaatcttagatggataatcatatgaCAATGAGTCATactttggttcatgagattaaaTCTAGCAATTTAATCttagatgaataatcatatgACAATGAGTCATAccaatcatatgataatttggTTCTCATAATTTATTCTCCAATCCACTGTTTTCTAGTTTCGTTTTTATTCTAGTGGgtaaaattaaatactcctatggagtactatttttcaaGAGCTTGGTTCAACTGGATCCTTGGACTAATTTTCTAATATTGTGATAAGAAATATGGGTAGTGATAAATGCACATAAATTACACTATATATAGTAGTACATGATTGGACTTTTCAACTATTTTACATTAAGTACTCGGTCATGAATATTagttaattaaaaatgaattaatgcGTTACATTTTTACCATCTGCCATTAATTCAGGAAaaaaattagtagtatttattaaattaaaatgtgtAGTTTTAGAAAAAACAATTATTCATTGTAtatatgactaattatctctaAATCAAACTTGTAAATTTATCATAAATTTTTTAAACCTTACAATTTTGAATAACATCTTTCAAAATACTATAATAGGAATAATTTAGAGAGCAAATAgtagaaataataataaaattgacctaattcaattaaaatatatgCGTATTATGTACGTTTATCTTTATTCTATATATCAACATGAAATATTACATGAGTACATCCATTAAACCTCAACAACATTAATCTTTGTTCTCGAAAAATATAGCACCACACACTCCAGGATCTTGTATTACAAATTGCTTCTTCAAAAATACTCTAGCATTAAGAATACAAGTCCatatatgaatatgttttgtaaTATAGAAAATTATTAAAGCCGTAGAAGTCTAGTAATGATGTCTGCATCAGCTGCATTGATATCTCCAGAGGCCAAACATTGAGAAAGTTGATCACTTAGATCATCCACCTCCCTCTGCAGTTTCTTTATGTAATTGCATGTCCTTTTCAAAATCTTCGCTGCCGATCTCTGAAAATTCACCAAATCATAAACCAAATacatgcatgcatatatatttatagtTAAAAAAGTTTAATTTGATTAACTTACCTTTTTATTACATGTTGAGTTTGAGTGATGTTGCAAGGATGCATGTAGTCTGAAGATGAGGTGGTTGATCTCGTCTTCGGTGAATCTCGAAGCTCTTGCAGATCGTCGGCTTGACATCACTCTTTCTCACACACAACACTCAGTAAGGGAGTGAGTGTTTATGTTGAAGTTTGAAGGAGAAAAAGAGCTTCTTGAAAAGGAAACGAGTTAAGTGTTGGTTAGTTAGAAAAGAAGGCTATCAGCAGAAAATTTAATACCACTAGGGCCCCATCTATCTAACCCTTTCACAATGATTAATTGCATCTATTTTTAGGCCCTTCGCGacaatgaatttattattttaaatcgTCCAACCAAAATCCTCAattataaaaaggaaaaattgcaaaataaatcacaaaagaTGGTGAAATTCAGATGAGTACCATACTTTTCAAGTTAAGAGTAATTTTCGCAATTATCCCATCCATTTCATTTCAAGCATGATGTGGTGGCTGATTTTATACACGAAATGTTATGACTATGTTAGGAACGATTATTAGGCAGGATGAAGTGTTTAAAATTGGCTGCTAAATCTTTGCGTATTTCACCGGAAATTAGACACATGGGATAGTTGCGAAAATTGCAAACTTCGTGATTTATACATAATTcagtttttaaaaaatgtgagaTAGACCATAATTGACCATCTTTCATGATGTATTTAACAATCTACCCTTCTAAAAAGGCCATATCAATTGTGGGATTGCCTTTTTGTGTAACTTCAAAAACACACTATGATTTGACTAGATGtgtcaaaattaaattaaataaaaaccataaGATAATCTGGGTTTAGCAGAAGAGATGTCTAATTGCCACCAGAAAGATACCATGTTTCTCATTTTCATAACATGATGTATTAGGCTGTTGCTGGGAATAATTTTGTCTGAGAACTGAATTTCTGGAGATCAGGTTGGCTCTTATTACTAGATTATTAATTCTCTAGAGAGTGATACGTTATTAAAGTTTGAATTTTGTATACCAAATTATAAGAGCTTATTTTAAGTTTGGTTATCTTCCAATCAAGGGCCGACCGATTCCTATGAATAGAATAATTTACTTTGATCATCAATCATTTGGATTTTTGTGATCACTATAGTGAAACACATAAGGACAAAATAGTATATATGATAAatcactatatatattttttctttgtatATATATGCGGTATGTAAGTATAAAGGTAGGGGGAATGCACTCAATTATTTCTTGGACTTTcctgttttcttgatttctaGTTTTCTACAATTTTGGTGACGTTTATAAAAAAAGTTACTGTAAAAATCCAATTTTAAAATATGGTAAGCTTGCAAGCTGCGTAAATGAGAAGGAATGTCAGTGGTGTTGTCAAATGTATGCAAAATGTTGATTGCATTACAAGTGAAAATGGTTTTTATCCAAAATAGAATTTGTATTGTTTGTGATGGAACATTACTATAGAAGTTGACATAGCATAGATATGATAATAGAGCATGGGAACTAGAGTATAATATGCAGATAAAATGATGTAGCTTTGTCTTGTGAAAGAGAGCATCAAGTACAATGACATATCAACAACACAATTTTGTCTGGCAGAATCAtatgattataaattaaatataatactactcTAATATGCATTACAAAAATCTAACCCTAAAACATGAAAAATTTCTGTAAATCCAAGGGCGACCATGGCATTTTTGATCGACCCTACCCTCAGAGAGTTTAGGGTTGGCCGGCTCTCCCGCCCCTGATTGTGCCATTACTATTTCCCCATGTTCGgatttgttttaaatttatttttgcgTATGCTAATTTGTTCTCAATTATCCTCATGTCACAGTAATATCTTCATAAGGAGGGATGCAAGAAGTGCTCAAATAAACATTTTGGACAAAATAACATTTATAATTATAGCATCACTAAGATCCATCGATGGGGATTTAAACTTGTAACTAGTTAACTATCCCCAACTGGAAAACTTAAATTCAGTAAAGATATAGTAGCTAAAAAAACTAGAGCATTTGCAAAAGTAGTGGATTTGGACAAACCTTTCAACTGCTGAACACTCTGGTCTTCATAATCTTTTCTACCTCACCAACAGTTAACTGCATAATCCCATTTTCTCTTAACCATCTTTCATCAACCATCAAAGTACTCTTTAACTCTTTCTTTGCTGTTTTTAACAACTTCAAGCCATTACTTGTCTTGGGAAAGAAGCCTTGAGGTCTCAAACACCATGATTCAAAAACGCCAAACAGAACTGTCAAGTCGTTAGATAGCCTCTGAACTCCCCCATCATGAAACTTCACATTGCCCACTAGTATGCTATAGAAAATTGATCTATCTATACCAGCAGCCAAACTTCTCCACAGCCTTGTAAAATCCGTTTTGTTCAACCCTTCTTCCAGGAGAAACAGTTTTCCCTGCAAATAATCCATAGCTTCCATGAAAGATCGTGAGAGCGCCGAGGTTTCTTCACTCTTTTCTTGCCATTGTCTTTTGTTCTTTATATACTCTCGGCAAAGTGCATCAAAACCCCGTAAGACAACAGTGGACAGCTTCTCTATCCATTCCATTTTGAATTCTTCCAGCTTTTTGA
This genomic interval from Salvia splendens isolate huo1 chromosome 13, SspV2, whole genome shotgun sequence contains the following:
- the LOC121762820 gene encoding uncharacterized protein LOC121762820; this translates as MSANDPQSMEKVYDHRFQRTDQWMPVYSWLESLDTDELIKSKDVVDWLTANPEIRDDLYARHSRYHLMHYIKKCHVKILKRKEKQGLIIAKLPPSNVDQNSEFKAPSSPHFTGNNLSNIPKDSELYKAKRSEALRKYEILVELEKQLIPLFGKQEKQ
- the LOC121761619 gene encoding transcription factor ILI5-like; translated protein: MSSRRSARASRFTEDEINHLIFRLHASLQHHSNSTCNKKRSAAKILKRTCNYIKKLQREVDDLSDQLSQCLASGDINAADADIITRLLRL